The proteins below come from a single Rosa rugosa chromosome 2, drRosRugo1.1, whole genome shotgun sequence genomic window:
- the LOC133734451 gene encoding GDSL esterase/lipase At5g08460-like, which produces MVMINLLLSFLCIFTTTALSQPTSAPPYSQEPIDAATLISPPPPSISATPPPDSIPPKTPLVPGLFVIGDSSVDSGTNNFLGTLTRADCLPYGRYFDTHEPTGWFYNGRIPIDYIALQLGLPFVPIFLRQTGRVEDMLHGLNFASAAVGIIFTSGSELVCLTLLFSR; this is translated from the exons ATGGTGATGATcaatcttcttctctcttttctctgcaTTTTCACCACCACCGCCCTTTCACAACCAACCAGTGCTCCACCGTACTCTCAAGAACCCATCGACGCTGCCACCCTcatctctcctcctcctccttcaatCTCCGCAACCCCACCACCGGATTCAATCCCACCCAAGACTCCTCTCGTCCCTGGCCTCTTCGTCATCGGAGACTCCTCCGTCGACTCAGGCACCAACAATTTCCTCGGGACATTGACACGCGCCGACTGCCTCCCCTACGGCCGTTATTTCGACACGCACGAGCCCACTGGGTGGTTCTACAATGGCAGAATCCCAATCGATTATATTG CATTGCAGCTTGGGCTTCCTTTTGTACCCATTTTTCTTAGGCAGACTGGAAGAGTGGAAGATATGCTTCATGGATTGAACTTTGCTTCTGCTGCTGTTGGAATTATATTCACCAGTGGGTCAGAATTGGTATGCTTAACCCTTCTCTTTTCGAGATAG